The Streptomyces rubrogriseus genomic sequence TGAAGCTGGCCCGGCCCGGCGAGGCCTGGTCGGTGTGGCTGTTCTGGGACCCGGGCTGGCGCTTCAAGAACTGGTACGTGAACCTGGAGCGGCCGCTGACCCGTTGGGAGGGCGGGGTCGACTCCGAGGACCATTTCCTGGACATCTCCGTCCACCCGGACCGCACCTGGCACTGGCGGGACGAGGACGAGTTCGCGCAGGCCCTGCGGGACGGCCTGATGGACCCCGGGTCGGCCGGGCGGGTGCGCCGGGCGGGGCGGTCGGCGGTGGCGGAGATCCGTGCCTGGGGGTCACCGTTCGCCGACGGGTGGGAGCACTGGCGGCCCGATCCGGCGTGGCCGGTACCGTCGCTGCCGGGGGACTGGGATCGCACGCCCGCGCACGTCTCC encodes the following:
- the fomD gene encoding cytidylyl-2-hydroxypropylphosphonate hydrolase; the encoded protein is MTDGEAVSAAAGPGAAGPPGPVEHWAPGSHILWRYRENGGPHIHIARPVTVVRDDADLLAVWLAPGTECVKPVLADGTPVHLEPLATRYTKPRAVQRDRWFGTGVLKLARPGEAWSVWLFWDPGWRFKNWYVNLERPLTRWEGGVDSEDHFLDISVHPDRTWHWRDEDEFAQALRDGLMDPGSAGRVRRAGRSAVAEIRAWGSPFADGWEHWRPDPAWPVPSLPGDWDRTPAHVSS